Proteins from a genomic interval of Trifolium pratense cultivar HEN17-A07 linkage group LG6, ARS_RC_1.1, whole genome shotgun sequence:
- the LOC123892998 gene encoding bZIP transcription factor TGA10-like isoform X1 has product MAASSVKNLNQTTTQLEPLPPQHHQNHHFHHQQHQQQQQQHHQNNQISFGMMQSSSSLSVPGSSYIRNNKDSGAYDLGELDQALFLYLNGQTDPTSVHEQKQNSSSSGMRPPTLNIFPSQPMYVEPSSSNSKASMELISSETSGSKRGSEAPSMELTNSRKEIASGSQQPKPVKQRERNNHGKGPTSSSEHEGPKTPDPKTLRRLAQNREAARKSRLRKKAYIQQLESSRIKLNQMEQELQRARNQGMFFGGGAILGGEQGLPISMNGISSEAAMFDVEYARWLEEHHRLVCELRAAIQEHIHENDLRIFVDKFLQQIDQVLHLKSLVAKSDIFHLVSGMWVTPAERCFMWIGGFKPSELIKIIVSQIEPVTEQQIMGIYGLQQSTQQGEDALSQGLEALNQSLSETITSESLSYPPNMNNYMDQMSRAMNKLSTLESFVREADNLRHQTIHRLNQILTTRQAARCFLAMAEYFHRLRTLSSLWLARPRQE; this is encoded by the exons atggcTGCTTCAAGTGTTAAAAATCTCAACCAAACCACTACTCAATTAGAACCACTCCCACCACAACATCATCAAAATCATCActttcatcatcaacaacatcaacaacaacaacaacaacatcatcaaaataatcaaatttcttTTGGAATGATGCAATCTTCTTCATCACTCTCTGTCCCAGGAAGCAGCTACAT CAGAAATAATAAAGATTCAGGAGCTTATGATTTGGGTGAATTGGATCAAGCACTTTTTTTGTATCTTAATGGACAAACTGACCCAACTAGTGTTCATGAACAAAAAC AGaattcatcatcatcaggaATGAGGCCTCCAACTCTTAACATTTTTCCTTCTCAACCTATGTACGTAGAGCCATCATCATCAAATTCTAAg GCTAGCATGGAGTTAATTTCTTCGGAAACAAGTGGATCGAAGAGAGGATCAGAGGCGCCGTCTATGGAGTTAACCAATTCAAGAAAAGAAATTGCTTCTGGCTCTCAGCAACCCAAACCTGTTAAG CAACGAGAGAGGAATAATCATGGCAAGGGTCCAACTTCAAGTTCTGAACATGAAGGACCTAAAACACCAGATCCTAAG ACACTGAGAAGACTTGCTCAGAATAGAGAAGCAGCTAGAAAAAGCAGGCTAAGAAAAAAG GCATATATTCAACAACTAGAGTCAAGCAGAATCAAACTTAATCAGATGGAACAAGAGCTTCAGCGTGCTAGAAATCAA GGCATGTTCTTTGGTGGAGGTGCAATTTTGGGTGGTGAACAAGGTCTTCCTATTTCAATGAATGGCATTAGCTCAG AGGCTGCAATGTTTGATGTGGAATATGCAAGGTGGTTAGAGGAGCACCACCGTTTAGTGTGTGAACTAAGAGCTGCAATTCAAGAGCACATTCATGAGAATGATCTAAGAATTTTTGTGGACAAATTCTTGCAACAAATTGATCAAGTATTGCATCTAAAAAGCTTAGTTGCAAAATCAGACATATTTCATCTTGTTTCTGGTATGTGGGTTACCCCAGCTGAACGTTGCTTCATGTGGATTGGTGGATTCAAACCTTCTGAACTCATTAAG ATTATTGTGAGTCAAATTGAGCCTGTGACTGAGCAACAAATAATGGGCATATATGGATTACAACAATCTACACAACAAGGAGAAGATGCTCTCTCTCAAGGACTTGAAGCTCTTAATCAATCTCTTTCAGAAACTATAACATCAGAATCATTGAGTTACCCTCCCAACATGAATAATTACATGGATCAAATGTCTAGGGCCATGAACAAACTCTCCACCCTTGAAAGTTTCGTAAGAGAG GCGGATAATCTACGACACCAAACCATTCACCGTTTGAATCAGATCCTAACAACTCGTCAAGCAGCGAGGTGTTTTCTTGCCATGGCCGAGTACTTCCATCGCTTGCGAACCTTGAGTTCTCTGTGGTTGGCACGCCCTCGTCAAGAATAG
- the LOC123891831 gene encoding polygalacturonase inhibitor-like, which yields MATTMLRLSLLLILLSSVVSDKCNPQDKKALLQIKKDLNNPYLLASWDPNTDCCDWYTVKCDHETHRIISLAIIDSGPSNFSAQIPPSMGELPYLETLEFHKLPKLTGPLQPAIAKLTNLKYLRISNTNLSGSVPSFLAQLTNLTNLDLSFNNLTGSIPDSLSQLSNLGSLRLDHNNLTGSIPSSFGSFKSNPDIILSHNNLTGTIPPAIGNLNFTHIDLSRNKLEGDASSIFGPNKMVQIVDLSRNNLTFNLSNVEFPTSLTSLVINHNKVYGNLPQGLTALKFQFLNVSYNRLCGQIPVGGTLQSFDIYEYFHNKCLCGSPLPKCTSN from the coding sequence ATGGCAACCACTATGCTACGGTTATCATTGCTTCTAATATTGCTTTCCAGTGTTGTATCAGATAAATGCAACCCCCAAGATAAGAAGGCGTTACTCCAAATCAAGAAAGACCTTAACAACCCTTACCTTCTAGCTTCATGGGATCCAAACACAGATTGTTGCGACTGGTACACGGTCAAGTGCGACCATGAAACACACCGTATTATCTCCCTTGCTATTATCGATTCCGGACCTTCAAATTTCTCGGCCCAAATACCTCCTTCCATGGGCGAGCTCCCATACCTTGAGACACTCGAGTTCCACAAACTTCCAAAACTCACGGGCCCACTACAGCCCGCTATTGCTAAACTAACCAACCTCAAGTACCTCCGTATTAGTAACACCAACTTGTCAGGCTCGGTTCCATCCTTTCTAGCGCAACTCACAAACCTCACAAATTTGGATCTCTCTTTCAATAATCTTACCGGTTCAATTCCCGATTCACTCTCTCAACTTTCAAACCTCGGCTCCCTCCGCTTGGACCATAACAACTTAACCGGTTCAATCCCTTCCTCGTTTGGTTCATTTAAATCCAATCCAGATATCATTCTCTCTCATAACAACCTGACCGGAACCATCCCACCCGCAATTGGAAACCTTAATTTCACCCATATCGATTTGTCACGGAACAAGCTCGAGGGAGATGCATCTTCAATTTTTGGCCCAAATAAAATGGTCCAAATTGTGGACCTATCAAGGAATAATCTAACGTTCAATCTATCAAATGTCGAATTTCCCACGAGCTTGACATCGTTGGTTATTAATCACAATAAGGTGTACGGTAACCTTCCCCAAGGGTTGACTGCTTTGAAGTTTCAATTCTTGAATGTGAGTTACAACAGGCTGTGCGGTCAGATTCCGGTTGGTGGAACATTGCAAAGTTTTGACATATATGAATATTTTCATAATAAGTGTTTGTGTGGTTCTCCTCTTCCGAAGTGTACCTCCAACTAG
- the LOC123891830 gene encoding uncharacterized protein LOC123891830, which yields MVVRLMNSPLRRGLRQGDPLSPFLFLLAAEGLNVLMEAMVARNLFTGYSIGEQGMVSVSHLQFADDTLLLGVKSWANVRALRAVLVLFETMSGLKVNFSKSMLVGVNISDSWLGEAASVLRCKVGKIPFLYLGLQIGGDPRRLSFWDPVMHRIKNRLSGWKSRFLSFGGRLVLLRSVLTSLPVYALSFFKAPSAEMGALGWGADGGAWVWRRQLRAWEDEMLGECQTLLSNISLQAISLDRWQWQPDPDTGYTVRGAYQLLISHDLVTMDAADNLIWHPQVPLKVSILAWRLLRDRLPTRVNLVTRRVLSPTAHTCVFGCGEAESAHHLFISCDYVGSLWDLVRSWIDIPLVDFVSLRDHFIQFTSSAGGSRARRSFLQLIWLACVWVVWTERNHRLFRGLVDLPQGD from the exons ATGGTAGTCCGACTGATGAATTCCCCCCTTAGGCGTGGTCTTAGGCAAGGAGACCCGTTGTCTCCTTTTCTATTTCTCTTGGCTGCTGAGGGTCTTAATGTGTTAATGGAGGCTATGGTAGCGCGTAATTTGTTTACAGGGTATAGCATTGGTGAGCAGGGTATGGTTTCGGTATCGCATCTTCAGTTTGCGGATGACACTCTTCTGCTAGGGGTTAAAAGTTGGGCAAATGTTCGGGCATTGCGAGCTGTTCTTGTGCTTTTTGAGACTATGTCGGGGCTGAAAGTCAATTTTAGTAAAAGCATGTTGGTTGGGGTTAATATTTCAGATTCTTGGTTGGGCGAAGCTGCGTCTGTTCTGCGCTGTAAGGTGGGAAAGATCCCTTTCCTCTATTTGGGTCTTCAGATCGGGGGTGATCCGAGGCGTCTGAGTTTTTGGGACCCGGTGATGCATCGAATAAAGAATAGATTATCTGGGTGGAAGAGCCGTTTCttgtcttttggtggtcgttTGGTTCTGTTGAGATCTGTTTTGACCTCTctacctgtctatgctctttccttcttcaaagctccttCAG CTGAGATGGGTGCTTTAGGGTGGGGCGCAGATGGTGGAGCGTGGGTGTGGCGGAggcagttgagggcgtgggaggatgagatgttgggggagtgtcagactTTACTTTCTAACATTTCCTTGCAGGCTATTTCTTTGgacaggtggcagtggcagcCTGATCCTGACACAGGCTATACTGTTAGGGGGGCTTATCAGCTCCTGATATCTCATGATTTGGTTACTATGGATGCTGCGGATAATCTCATTTGGCaccctcaggttcctttgaaggtttccattcttgCGTGGCGTTTATTGCGTGACAGATTGCCTACGAGAGTGAATCTGGTTACTCGTCGGGTTTTATCTCCTACAGCTCATACGTGTGTTTTTGGGTGTGGTGAGGCTGAGTCGGCTCATCATTTATTCATATCTTGTGATTATGTCGGctctctttgggatttagtgcGGTCATGGATTGACATTCCTTTGGTGGATTTTGTTTCTCTGCGCGATCACTTTATTCAGTTCACATCATCAGCAGGTGGATCTCGAGCGCGCCGTTCTTTCCTTCAGCTCATCTGGCTTGCTTGCGTTTGGGTCGTATGGACGGAGAGAAATCATCGTCTGTTTAGAGGATTAGTAGATTTACCACAg GGAGACTGA
- the LOC123892998 gene encoding bZIP transcription factor TGA10-like isoform X2 gives MAASSVKNLNQTTTQLEPLPPQHHQNHHFHHQQHQQQQQQHHQNNQISFGMMQSSSSLSVPGSSYINNKDSGAYDLGELDQALFLYLNGQTDPTSVHEQKQNSSSSGMRPPTLNIFPSQPMYVEPSSSNSKASMELISSETSGSKRGSEAPSMELTNSRKEIASGSQQPKPVKQRERNNHGKGPTSSSEHEGPKTPDPKTLRRLAQNREAARKSRLRKKAYIQQLESSRIKLNQMEQELQRARNQGMFFGGGAILGGEQGLPISMNGISSEAAMFDVEYARWLEEHHRLVCELRAAIQEHIHENDLRIFVDKFLQQIDQVLHLKSLVAKSDIFHLVSGMWVTPAERCFMWIGGFKPSELIKIIVSQIEPVTEQQIMGIYGLQQSTQQGEDALSQGLEALNQSLSETITSESLSYPPNMNNYMDQMSRAMNKLSTLESFVREADNLRHQTIHRLNQILTTRQAARCFLAMAEYFHRLRTLSSLWLARPRQE, from the exons atggcTGCTTCAAGTGTTAAAAATCTCAACCAAACCACTACTCAATTAGAACCACTCCCACCACAACATCATCAAAATCATCActttcatcatcaacaacatcaacaacaacaacaacaacatcatcaaaataatcaaatttcttTTGGAATGATGCAATCTTCTTCATCACTCTCTGTCCCAGGAAGCAGCTACAT AAATAATAAAGATTCAGGAGCTTATGATTTGGGTGAATTGGATCAAGCACTTTTTTTGTATCTTAATGGACAAACTGACCCAACTAGTGTTCATGAACAAAAAC AGaattcatcatcatcaggaATGAGGCCTCCAACTCTTAACATTTTTCCTTCTCAACCTATGTACGTAGAGCCATCATCATCAAATTCTAAg GCTAGCATGGAGTTAATTTCTTCGGAAACAAGTGGATCGAAGAGAGGATCAGAGGCGCCGTCTATGGAGTTAACCAATTCAAGAAAAGAAATTGCTTCTGGCTCTCAGCAACCCAAACCTGTTAAG CAACGAGAGAGGAATAATCATGGCAAGGGTCCAACTTCAAGTTCTGAACATGAAGGACCTAAAACACCAGATCCTAAG ACACTGAGAAGACTTGCTCAGAATAGAGAAGCAGCTAGAAAAAGCAGGCTAAGAAAAAAG GCATATATTCAACAACTAGAGTCAAGCAGAATCAAACTTAATCAGATGGAACAAGAGCTTCAGCGTGCTAGAAATCAA GGCATGTTCTTTGGTGGAGGTGCAATTTTGGGTGGTGAACAAGGTCTTCCTATTTCAATGAATGGCATTAGCTCAG AGGCTGCAATGTTTGATGTGGAATATGCAAGGTGGTTAGAGGAGCACCACCGTTTAGTGTGTGAACTAAGAGCTGCAATTCAAGAGCACATTCATGAGAATGATCTAAGAATTTTTGTGGACAAATTCTTGCAACAAATTGATCAAGTATTGCATCTAAAAAGCTTAGTTGCAAAATCAGACATATTTCATCTTGTTTCTGGTATGTGGGTTACCCCAGCTGAACGTTGCTTCATGTGGATTGGTGGATTCAAACCTTCTGAACTCATTAAG ATTATTGTGAGTCAAATTGAGCCTGTGACTGAGCAACAAATAATGGGCATATATGGATTACAACAATCTACACAACAAGGAGAAGATGCTCTCTCTCAAGGACTTGAAGCTCTTAATCAATCTCTTTCAGAAACTATAACATCAGAATCATTGAGTTACCCTCCCAACATGAATAATTACATGGATCAAATGTCTAGGGCCATGAACAAACTCTCCACCCTTGAAAGTTTCGTAAGAGAG GCGGATAATCTACGACACCAAACCATTCACCGTTTGAATCAGATCCTAACAACTCGTCAAGCAGCGAGGTGTTTTCTTGCCATGGCCGAGTACTTCCATCGCTTGCGAACCTTGAGTTCTCTGTGGTTGGCACGCCCTCGTCAAGAATAG